A single Acidobacteriota bacterium DNA region contains:
- the pheA gene encoding prephenate dehydratase, with protein sequence MKKETIAFQGERGAFSEEAAYKLLGRNIQVLPCPTFEALFASVAKGKASRCLAPIENTLAGSVYENYDLLLKNHLHIVAEVKLRIVHNLIAFPGTTLRNLQRVYSHPVALAQCNRFFSSHPKVERVPFYDTAGSVKMLAAERPAGFAAIASRVAASFYRARILKTHLEDHRENFTRFLLLSTRPVVSTRANKVSIVFSTRNVPGALYKCLSVFALREIDLSKMESRPLSGRPWEYFFYLDFAGNVKEERCRKALEHLEEVTNFLRVLGCYESARA encoded by the coding sequence ATGAAAAAAGAGACGATTGCATTCCAGGGCGAGCGCGGCGCTTTCAGCGAAGAAGCCGCCTACAAACTGCTGGGCCGAAACATCCAGGTGCTTCCCTGCCCGACTTTTGAGGCTCTCTTCGCCAGCGTGGCAAAGGGCAAAGCGTCACGGTGCCTGGCGCCCATTGAAAATACTCTGGCCGGTTCGGTTTATGAAAACTACGACCTCCTGCTGAAGAACCACCTGCACATCGTGGCCGAAGTCAAGCTGCGGATCGTTCATAATCTGATCGCTTTTCCAGGGACCACCCTGCGTAACCTTCAGCGGGTCTATTCCCATCCAGTAGCCCTGGCCCAGTGCAACAGGTTCTTTTCCAGCCATCCCAAGGTTGAGAGAGTTCCCTTTTACGACACGGCGGGAAGCGTCAAGATGCTGGCCGCCGAACGCCCCGCTGGTTTCGCCGCCATCGCCAGCCGGGTTGCCGCTTCTTTTTATCGAGCACGTATTCTGAAGACACATCTTGAAGACCACCGTGAAAACTTCACGCGGTTTCTCCTTTTATCAACCCGGCCCGTTGTTTCGACGCGGGCCAATAAAGTTTCCATTGTTTTTTCCACCCGCAACGTTCCGGGCGCTCTCTACAAATGTCTCAGCGTTTTTGCCCTGCGCGAGATCGACCTTTCCAAAATGGAGTCAAGGCCTCTGAGCGGCAGGCCCTGGGAATATTTCTTCTATCTTGATTTCGCTGGCAATGTTAAAGAAGAGCGCTGCAGGAAGGCGCTGGAGCATCTCGAAGAAGTGACCAATTTCCTTCGTGTACTCGGCTGCTATGAAAGCGCCAGGGCATAA
- a CDS encoding TetR/AcrR family transcriptional regulator yields the protein MIEAIDPKLKLREICRIAARVFYEKGYDGASMQDIAEAVKLTKAGLYHHVGSKDRLLFEIMNYGMDILDESVLEKVKLIQDPKEKLRQTIIGHIDLVIRARDMEITVILHENRSLKGELRKKINARKKAYIHYLEDLIVQVQDQSGHERLISPALAAFNLLGIINWLYQWYHPDGPISQEELTQGCVDFFFRGLLGDASPSPTRPEDRNPFV from the coding sequence ATGATTGAAGCGATTGATCCCAAACTGAAGCTTCGCGAGATATGCCGCATTGCCGCGCGCGTCTTCTATGAGAAAGGTTACGACGGCGCATCCATGCAGGATATCGCGGAGGCCGTCAAGCTGACCAAGGCGGGGCTTTATCATCATGTGGGCAGCAAAGACCGGCTTCTGTTTGAGATTATGAACTATGGCATGGATATTCTCGACGAAAGCGTGCTCGAAAAAGTGAAATTGATCCAGGACCCAAAGGAGAAGCTGCGCCAGACCATCATTGGCCATATCGACCTTGTAATTCGCGCGCGCGACATGGAAATCACCGTGATCCTGCACGAAAACCGGTCACTGAAAGGCGAGCTGCGCAAGAAGATCAATGCTCGGAAGAAGGCTTACATTCATTATCTGGAGGACTTGATCGTCCAGGTCCAGGACCAGTCCGGCCACGAGCGCCTGATATCGCCCGCGCTCGCTGCTTTCAATCTTCTCGGCATCATCAACTGGCTCTACCAGTGGTACCACCCAGATGGCCCCATTTCACAGGAGGAACTCACACAGGGCTGTGTCGATTTCTTTTTCAGGGGATTGCTGGGCGATGCGTCACCTTCCCCCACCCGTCCAGAAGACCGCAACCCGTTTGTCTAG
- a CDS encoding carboxypeptidase regulatory-like domain-containing protein, whose product MRSLPKVLCFVLLLCFGAMLPTAWAQGPVGTINGTILDPGGAVVPGAAVVATNLATGIESKTTSTSAGAYTLPYLPSGTYSIRASAPGFETSTAANIILRVAQDLTVNISLRLGQVTQQVTVSDTPELLETGSAEIGRYITQSEYKAWPILLDDGQRQIQSFIFDSLPGTTGDTFAGSINGGQEYSHEILIDGIAVGRSDLSGGNNNEFSPSAEAIGEFKLQEGAMSAEYNGGQTAVANFTIKSGTNTLHGSAFYYNQNEALNALSLQAKTAGSKRNKHRENNYGYSLGGPIVIPKIYNGRNKTFFFTNFEHTSLDDLRLSGFTTLAPLEYKNGDFSKLLDPAWTGNAKSGTQVGTDALGRPIIFGQIYDPSTTRTFNGQIVRDPFAGNIIPGTAWDPVAKNIVKTVGLTDPQIDKMFNNTPRVGTSSPFFDLHTFGIKVDHTINEKNHISGYYNRSYRDRNNNGASRYLPIPGLPTSSWQEQKTPGHMGRLSWTTTITPSLLNRAALGYNRFRNTNGAIPATVNADWATKDRNARPARHHVPLHRLFGHPGPGRFDRADRRWFC is encoded by the coding sequence ATGCGTTCGCTACCGAAAGTTTTGTGCTTTGTTCTATTGCTTTGCTTCGGAGCAATGCTACCCACAGCGTGGGCGCAGGGGCCTGTCGGCACGATTAACGGCACCATCCTGGATCCAGGGGGCGCAGTTGTGCCTGGCGCGGCGGTGGTTGCGACCAACCTTGCCACTGGCATCGAATCAAAGACCACCAGCACGTCGGCGGGCGCTTACACCTTGCCCTACCTTCCCTCCGGCACATACTCGATTCGGGCCTCCGCCCCGGGCTTCGAAACCTCCACAGCGGCGAACATTATCCTTCGCGTTGCCCAGGACCTTACAGTGAACATCAGTCTTCGCCTGGGCCAGGTCACCCAGCAGGTGACGGTGAGCGACACGCCCGAACTTCTCGAAACAGGCTCGGCGGAGATAGGCCGCTACATTACGCAGTCGGAGTACAAGGCGTGGCCCATCCTGCTTGACGACGGCCAGCGGCAGATCCAGAGCTTCATTTTTGACAGTCTGCCCGGCACGACGGGCGACACCTTCGCGGGGTCGATCAACGGCGGGCAGGAGTACTCTCACGAGATCCTGATCGACGGCATTGCGGTTGGGCGGTCCGATCTTTCCGGAGGAAACAACAACGAATTCAGCCCCTCCGCTGAGGCGATCGGCGAGTTCAAACTGCAGGAAGGCGCAATGAGCGCCGAATACAATGGCGGGCAGACTGCCGTCGCGAATTTCACCATCAAATCCGGGACCAACACCCTGCACGGGTCCGCTTTCTACTACAACCAGAACGAAGCGCTGAACGCCCTTTCTCTCCAGGCCAAGACAGCCGGCTCAAAGAGAAACAAACATCGGGAAAACAATTACGGGTATTCCCTGGGCGGGCCCATTGTCATTCCCAAGATCTACAATGGCCGCAACAAGACCTTCTTCTTTACGAACTTTGAACACACCTCATTAGACGATCTGCGCCTGAGCGGTTTCACAACCCTGGCCCCGCTTGAATACAAGAACGGCGATTTTTCAAAGCTTCTGGACCCGGCCTGGACGGGCAACGCCAAGTCGGGCACGCAAGTCGGCACCGATGCACTGGGCCGGCCCATCATTTTTGGACAGATTTACGATCCCAGCACCACCAGGACGTTCAACGGCCAGATTGTCCGCGATCCCTTCGCGGGCAACATTATCCCCGGCACGGCGTGGGACCCGGTGGCGAAGAACATTGTTAAGACCGTCGGCCTCACCGACCCGCAGATCGATAAAATGTTCAACAACACTCCCAGGGTCGGCACCTCCTCCCCCTTCTTCGACCTGCACACTTTTGGCATCAAGGTCGACCATACGATCAACGAGAAGAACCACATTTCCGGCTACTACAACCGCAGCTACCGGGACCGCAACAACAATGGCGCATCGCGGTATCTGCCTATCCCGGGCCTGCCCACCAGCAGTTGGCAGGAGCAAAAAACGCCGGGGCACATGGGAAGGCTTTCATGGACCACGACCATCACGCCCTCCCTGCTGAACCGCGCCGCGCTGGGCTATAACCGGTTCCGGAACACCAACGGCGCGATCCCGGCCACAGTGAATGCGGACTGGGCAACTAAAGATCGGAATGCAAGGCCTGCCCGGCACCATGTTCCCCTTCATCGACTTTTCGGGCACCCGGGTCCAGGGAGGTTCGATCGCGCGGATCGGCGTTGGTTTTGTTGA
- a CDS encoding tetratricopeptide repeat protein, with translation MNPGATNRGAGVSHPLHVLSYWAMERRLIIPLGAGLRPEVGPRHAGTGWRIAALCACLCLPGLLFLTSCNSSQKSRSEAQAKLRPLNVVVITIDTLRPDHVHCYGYRDVETPTLDALAQRGVLFEQAVAQAPLTLPSHASIFTGEYPTRHHVRDTGGFILPASSRTLAKILQEQGWDTAAFVGSAVLKKNFGFNAGFDVYDDQMPKPGPSEQFLEEPERRAGVVVDRAIHWLNTQSQKPFFLWVHVYDPHLPYEPPSPFREQYRSHPYDGEIAYTDQQLGRLIDVLGKKDPKNTIIAVLSDHGESLGEHGEYTHGVFVYDSTLRIVFMMSGPGIPAGMRIKRQVRSIDFLPTLLDLMGGKAPDGVQGTSLAPAFSGKLVSTGVSYAETLYPKINMGWAELRAVRTDQWKYIRAPKPELYDLTRDPKETTNVIQQHPVQTARFESILNGVISAEGHGTTEKVEMKLVDKQTEAELFSLGYLSGYSPKTYELTSQGIDPKDRTHILKLIYEAENPASKTSEARRLELERQALAEDPTNPSIYYQLGGRYQKEGRSREALNLYQSALAKGIESGQLHSHIATLLLREGKKDEAIAQYEKATQFNPSDSESLANLATAYLEEGKLDDAERAFKQLLAIDTDSATAQNGLGLIAVQRRDPQTARGYFERAVQLDPDLLEAQVNLGLIYEMQGDRKRARACFEAFLAKASPAQYATVIPKVRHELASLQQKDP, from the coding sequence ATGAATCCCGGCGCTACAAACCGCGGGGCGGGTGTTAGCCATCCGCTTCACGTGCTATCATACTGGGCCATGGAGCGCCGGTTGATTATTCCTCTCGGCGCAGGGCTGCGGCCTGAGGTTGGTCCGCGACATGCGGGGACCGGCTGGCGGATCGCTGCCCTGTGCGCATGCCTGTGTCTTCCAGGCTTGCTGTTCCTCACCTCCTGCAACTCCTCGCAGAAGTCGCGGAGCGAAGCGCAAGCCAAGTTGCGGCCGCTCAACGTGGTGGTGATCACCATCGACACCTTGCGGCCGGACCATGTCCACTGTTACGGATACCGGGACGTGGAAACGCCGACGCTCGACGCGCTGGCGCAACGCGGGGTGCTGTTTGAGCAGGCCGTGGCGCAGGCGCCGCTGACGCTGCCCTCCCATGCCAGCATCTTCACGGGCGAGTATCCCACCCGGCACCACGTTCGCGATACGGGCGGTTTTATTCTTCCCGCCTCATCCCGCACCCTGGCGAAAATCCTGCAGGAACAGGGCTGGGATACGGCGGCGTTTGTCGGCTCAGCCGTACTCAAGAAGAACTTTGGATTTAATGCAGGCTTTGACGTTTACGACGACCAGATGCCCAAGCCGGGCCCTTCCGAACAATTTCTGGAAGAGCCGGAGCGGCGCGCCGGGGTCGTGGTTGACCGCGCCATTCACTGGTTGAATACGCAGTCGCAGAAGCCGTTCTTCCTCTGGGTACACGTGTACGATCCGCATCTTCCCTACGAACCGCCCAGCCCTTTCCGGGAACAGTACAGGAGCCATCCCTACGATGGCGAGATCGCTTACACCGATCAGCAGCTTGGCCGGTTGATCGACGTTCTTGGAAAGAAGGACCCCAAAAACACGATTATTGCGGTGCTGTCCGACCACGGGGAAAGCCTGGGTGAGCACGGCGAGTACACGCACGGGGTGTTTGTTTACGATTCAACTTTGCGGATCGTCTTTATGATGTCGGGGCCGGGAATCCCTGCCGGGATGCGGATCAAACGGCAGGTGAGAAGCATCGACTTTCTGCCAACGCTGCTCGATCTGATGGGCGGGAAAGCGCCGGATGGGGTGCAGGGCACAAGCCTGGCGCCAGCGTTCTCTGGCAAGCTGGTTTCTACGGGAGTTTCCTACGCAGAGACGCTTTACCCGAAAATCAATATGGGATGGGCGGAGCTTCGCGCGGTCCGAACAGACCAATGGAAGTACATCCGCGCGCCGAAGCCTGAGCTCTATGACCTGACCCGGGACCCCAAAGAGACGACGAATGTAATCCAGCAGCATCCGGTGCAGACTGCAAGGTTTGAATCGATCCTGAATGGGGTGATCTCCGCCGAAGGCCACGGGACAACGGAGAAGGTGGAAATGAAGCTGGTGGATAAGCAGACGGAGGCGGAACTTTTTTCGCTGGGCTATCTGTCGGGATATTCGCCCAAGACGTATGAGTTGACAAGCCAGGGCATTGATCCCAAGGACCGCACGCACATTCTCAAATTGATTTACGAGGCCGAGAACCCGGCGTCGAAGACGAGCGAGGCGCGCCGCCTCGAACTGGAACGCCAGGCCCTGGCCGAGGACCCCACGAATCCCTCGATTTACTACCAGCTTGGGGGACGATACCAGAAGGAGGGCCGGTCCAGGGAGGCGTTGAATCTGTATCAGAGCGCGCTCGCAAAGGGCATCGAGAGCGGACAGTTGCACTCACACATCGCCACCTTGCTGCTTCGCGAAGGGAAGAAGGACGAAGCTATCGCCCAATATGAGAAGGCAACGCAATTTAATCCCTCCGATTCGGAGAGCCTGGCCAACCTGGCCACGGCTTACCTCGAAGAGGGCAAGCTTGATGACGCCGAGCGCGCGTTCAAACAGCTTTTGGCTATCGACACAGACAGCGCCACGGCGCAAAACGGCCTGGGCCTGATTGCTGTCCAACGCCGGGACCCGCAAACGGCGCGAGGGTATTTCGAGCGCGCTGTCCAGCTTGACCCGGACCTGCTGGAGGCGCAGGTGAACCTGGGTTTGATTTATGAAATGCAGGGCGATCGTAAACGGGCGCGGGCATGCTTCGAAGCCTTCCTCGCCAAAGCCTCACCCGCGCAGTACGCCACGGTGATCCCGAAGGTGCGCCACGAGCTGGCGTCGCTTCAACAAAAAGACCCATGA
- a CDS encoding tetratricopeptide repeat protein — MLRSLPRQSLTRAVRHGDPEGAPRAGVASTKRPMNYFLLILVLQIAAPGPTEGQLNLETSCDTVQSMALRQSARAALSKNQYEIAAGDFSEALRECPAQTDIVIELSQAQAHLRQFDAAIQSLQAYLKQQPASVPAQLALANVYFMGQRLAEAKREAEGVLGKDPRNLAAMEIAANAEYLLGNVLAAENRFIDLLDRYPDDENGAYMLGRIYYQEGQIDQAVGQFERVLKINPRSYKAYDNLGLCYEASGQGEKAARHFWAAIKLADEQHSNDDWPLGNLAELYLKQGDAQKAFALASKAADRNPYSARNFYLGGKALCELNKSDLCLNWLQRSSALDPNYPEPLFLLAHVYEKLGDEGKARESMEKFRKAKARQPSKRR, encoded by the coding sequence ATGCTTCGAAGCCTTCCTCGCCAAAGCCTCACCCGCGCAGTACGCCACGGTGATCCCGAAGGTGCGCCACGAGCTGGCGTCGCTTCAACAAAAAGACCCATGAATTATTTCCTGCTCATCCTGGTTTTGCAGATTGCGGCCCCTGGCCCGACCGAGGGACAGCTAAATCTCGAAACAAGCTGCGACACTGTGCAGAGCATGGCGCTTCGGCAGAGCGCGCGGGCCGCCCTCAGCAAAAATCAGTATGAAATTGCGGCAGGGGATTTCTCCGAGGCGCTGCGGGAGTGCCCCGCGCAGACTGACATCGTCATTGAACTCTCGCAGGCGCAGGCCCACCTGCGGCAGTTTGACGCGGCAATCCAGTCTCTCCAGGCCTATCTCAAACAGCAACCTGCGTCGGTCCCCGCCCAGCTCGCCCTGGCAAATGTGTATTTTATGGGGCAGCGGCTGGCGGAGGCGAAACGGGAAGCGGAAGGCGTTCTGGGCAAAGACCCCCGGAACCTCGCCGCCATGGAGATCGCGGCCAATGCGGAATATCTTCTCGGCAACGTGCTGGCAGCGGAGAACCGCTTCATCGATCTGCTTGACCGATACCCTGACGACGAGAATGGCGCCTACATGCTGGGCCGGATCTATTACCAGGAAGGCCAGATCGACCAGGCCGTGGGCCAGTTCGAGCGGGTGCTGAAGATCAATCCGCGGTCGTATAAGGCTTATGACAACCTCGGCCTCTGCTATGAAGCCAGCGGACAAGGCGAGAAAGCGGCCCGCCACTTTTGGGCAGCCATCAAGCTTGCTGATGAGCAACATTCCAACGACGATTGGCCTCTTGGGAACCTGGCCGAGCTCTACCTGAAACAAGGAGATGCCCAGAAGGCTTTTGCACTGGCTTCGAAAGCCGCTGACCGGAATCCTTACTCGGCGCGCAACTTCTATCTGGGTGGAAAAGCGCTCTGCGAGCTCAACAAATCCGACTTATGTCTCAACTGGCTGCAGCGCTCTTCGGCGCTTGACCCGAACTATCCGGAACCTCTCTTCCTGTTGGCCCACGTCTATGAGAAGCTGGGCGATGAGGGAAAGGCCAGGGAGAGTATGGAAAAGTTCCGCAAGGCAAAAGCCAGGCAGCCGAGCAAACGCAGATAG
- a CDS encoding tetratricopeptide repeat protein, with protein MISKNNIFSRRALQPGRMATLSWSICAGLLCAVTLWAQVAPPPEPLRRARDLVIAGKPEQAAAIYQELVRKFPANPDLRVDLCVAYYKARRYRDSAEAAKAALRLRPELPGANLFLGASYLQLGEFASAIPPLQKVIEEQPTERNALLALAEALSGAGRYEEAAGRFQKLAEIVPENPRVWYGLGQCYDKLSEQTPGQNEHYRELAQQAYNRLGQLPPSPESYIHAAEMREKSSEWVEAAKQWREALALAPQDNRARSGLAWALFRARDYPSALGVIEEMRKDGLDSAVLNFLTGGCWLNLEQPEKSVSFLEKAIAADPAFLPAKAALGQALLQTGKAPEAIPFLRAALSLDEDGAIHFQLYRAYAIAGEAGAAKQALADYEEFKKGLAHAPTVSGSVYR; from the coding sequence ATGATATCCAAAAACAATATCTTCTCTCGCCGGGCCCTGCAACCCGGGCGAATGGCCACGCTTTCTTGGTCGATATGCGCAGGGCTGCTGTGCGCGGTAACGCTCTGGGCGCAGGTTGCTCCCCCTCCCGAGCCATTGCGGCGTGCAAGAGATCTGGTGATCGCGGGAAAACCCGAGCAGGCTGCCGCCATCTACCAGGAGCTGGTCCGGAAGTTTCCTGCGAACCCCGACCTTCGCGTGGACCTTTGCGTCGCCTACTACAAGGCCCGGCGCTACAGGGACTCGGCGGAGGCGGCAAAGGCAGCGCTCAGGCTTCGGCCGGAATTGCCAGGCGCGAACTTGTTCCTGGGCGCAAGTTATCTCCAACTGGGTGAATTCGCCTCTGCCATCCCGCCTCTTCAGAAGGTGATCGAAGAGCAACCCACGGAGCGGAATGCGCTGCTCGCCCTGGCAGAAGCCCTTTCAGGGGCCGGACGGTATGAAGAGGCCGCCGGACGTTTCCAGAAACTGGCGGAAATCGTTCCGGAAAATCCCCGGGTCTGGTATGGCCTGGGCCAATGCTACGATAAGCTCTCCGAGCAGACGCCCGGGCAAAACGAGCATTACCGGGAATTGGCGCAACAAGCTTACAACCGGCTTGGGCAACTGCCTCCTTCGCCCGAAAGCTACATCCACGCCGCCGAAATGCGCGAGAAGAGCTCGGAGTGGGTCGAAGCTGCAAAACAATGGCGCGAGGCACTGGCGCTTGCTCCGCAGGATAACCGGGCGCGGTCGGGCCTGGCCTGGGCGCTCTTTCGAGCACGCGACTACCCCTCGGCGCTGGGGGTGATTGAAGAAATGCGGAAGGACGGCCTGGATTCCGCCGTGCTGAACTTCCTGACCGGAGGCTGCTGGCTCAACCTGGAGCAGCCGGAGAAAAGCGTTTCGTTTTTGGAGAAAGCCATCGCCGCCGACCCCGCTTTCCTGCCTGCAAAGGCCGCGCTCGGACAGGCCCTGCTGCAAACCGGCAAAGCCCCGGAGGCAATTCCGTTCCTGCGGGCCGCACTTTCGCTCGACGAAGATGGCGCCATCCACTTCCAGCTTTATCGTGCTTATGCCATTGCGGGTGAGGCCGGGGCGGCAAAGCAGGCGCTTGCGGATTACGAGGAGTTTAAGAAAGGGCTTGCCCACGCACCAACGGTGAGTGGAAGCGTCTACCGTTGA
- a CDS encoding CRTAC1 family protein: MVVPFEAAKVSAQEAAAIVGRNGSTAPVLFRNVTAASGIQFVLENSPTPSKHLIETMAGGVAAFDYDGDGLTDIYFTNGASWPSLEKTSPRYWNRLYRNLGGFHFQDVTEKAGVAGAGYSMGASAADYDNDGHVDLFVAGVGRNILYHNRGDGTFEDVTGEAGIKSSPWSIGAAWLDYDNDGLLDLFVVNYLQWPPKSEPFCGDASRQLRVYCHPGVFEGLPNTLYHNEGNGKFKDVSQESGIAAYIGKGMGIAVADYDGDGLTDIFVTNDKVRNFLFHNLGHGKFEEVALKAGVALLDTGNPVSGMGADFRDYNNDGLPDIAFAALAGETFPLYRNLGRGLFEDATYSSNMGLASRVYSGFGFGMFDFNNDGWKDLFTANSHVNDRVELYEATKYKLHNAIFLNRGDGTFRDVSETAGEDFLAPRAHRGAAFADFNSDGRIDAIVTSLGEAPELWENVTPGENSWLIFKLEGTRSNRDGIGAEIRVDGQFNHMTSAMSYASSSHFGVHFGTGKLKKVEKIEIRWPSGTRQVLTNVPANQVVRVREP; the protein is encoded by the coding sequence ATGGTTGTTCCTTTTGAAGCCGCGAAGGTCTCCGCGCAGGAGGCGGCTGCAATAGTCGGGCGGAATGGCTCTACCGCGCCTGTTCTTTTTCGGAATGTTACTGCCGCGTCAGGCATACAATTCGTGCTGGAGAACAGCCCGACTCCGAGCAAGCACCTCATCGAAACGATGGCTGGGGGCGTGGCGGCATTCGATTATGACGGCGACGGACTGACGGATATCTACTTCACCAACGGGGCGTCCTGGCCGTCTTTGGAGAAGACTTCACCCAGATACTGGAATCGCCTCTACCGGAATCTGGGTGGATTTCATTTTCAGGATGTGACTGAAAAGGCCGGAGTCGCCGGCGCAGGATACTCCATGGGGGCCAGCGCCGCCGACTATGACAACGACGGCCATGTCGATCTCTTCGTGGCGGGGGTCGGAAGGAATATTCTTTATCACAATCGGGGCGACGGGACGTTCGAAGACGTGACCGGGGAGGCAGGGATCAAGAGCAGCCCCTGGTCGATTGGCGCTGCATGGCTCGACTACGACAATGACGGGCTGTTGGACCTCTTTGTAGTTAATTATCTGCAATGGCCGCCAAAGTCCGAACCCTTCTGCGGCGATGCATCGCGGCAGTTGCGCGTCTACTGTCATCCCGGCGTCTTCGAAGGCCTTCCGAATACGCTTTACCATAACGAGGGCAATGGGAAGTTCAAAGATGTCTCGCAAGAGTCAGGCATCGCCGCGTATATCGGAAAGGGAATGGGAATCGCAGTCGCCGACTACGATGGTGACGGCCTCACGGACATTTTCGTTACGAACGACAAGGTGCGAAATTTCCTTTTCCACAACCTCGGACACGGTAAGTTCGAAGAGGTCGCCCTGAAGGCAGGCGTTGCTTTGCTCGACACCGGCAATCCCGTCTCAGGCATGGGTGCGGACTTCCGCGACTACAATAATGACGGGCTGCCGGATATCGCTTTCGCCGCGCTTGCAGGTGAAACCTTCCCGCTCTATCGAAACCTGGGACGGGGTTTGTTCGAAGATGCGACTTACTCAAGCAACATGGGGCTGGCCAGCAGGGTCTACAGTGGGTTTGGATTCGGCATGTTTGATTTCAATAATGACGGTTGGAAAGACCTCTTTACCGCCAACTCTCACGTCAACGATCGGGTGGAGCTGTACGAAGCGACGAAATACAAACTGCACAACGCCATCTTCCTGAACCGGGGCGACGGAACCTTTCGGGATGTTTCCGAGACCGCAGGAGAAGATTTTCTCGCGCCGCGGGCGCACCGGGGCGCCGCCTTTGCCGACTTCAACAGCGATGGCAGGATTGACGCGATCGTAACCTCACTAGGCGAGGCTCCGGAGTTATGGGAAAACGTCACGCCCGGTGAAAATTCCTGGCTGATTTTCAAGCTGGAGGGAACCCGGAGCAATCGCGACGGGATCGGCGCGGAAATTCGCGTGGACGGCCAGTTCAATCACATGACCTCCGCGATGAGCTATGCGTCATCCAGCCACTTCGGTGTCCATTTCGGGACCGGTAAGCTGAAGAAGGTGGAAAAAATCGAAATTCGGTGGCCCAGCGGGACACGACAGGTGCTCACGAACGTGCCTGCTAACCAGGTGGTGCGGGTTCGCGAACCGTAA